The following coding sequences are from one Amphiprion ocellaris isolate individual 3 ecotype Okinawa chromosome 19, ASM2253959v1, whole genome shotgun sequence window:
- the pla2g10 gene encoding group 10 secretory phospholipase A2, with product MTVFYRILLLLSVAVASVAAHSSQRTTRGLLELAGAIKCSTGRSALAYMMYGCYCGLGGQGWPRDRADWCCHRHDCCYGDAERLGCQTKTDQYQWTCEDKKAECDDLEDKCEKLLCKCDRDAAKCLRKAPYIQKYALWPDFMCGSEHPMCSIY from the exons ATGACTGTGTTTTACCGGATACTTCTCCTGTTGTCTG TGGCTGTGGCCTCTGTGGCTGCCCACAGTTCCCAGCGGACAACAAGAGGGTTACTAGAACTGGCAGGAGCCATCAAATGCAGCACAGGGAGATCCGCTTTGGCTTACATGATGTACGGATGCTACTGTGGACTGGGTGGTCAAGGCTGGCCCAGAGACAGGGCCGACTG GTGTTGCCACAGGCATGATTGCTGTTATGGAGATGCAGAACGTCTCGGCTGCCAAACCAAAACAGACCAGTATCAGTGGACGTGTGAGGACAAGAAAGCTGAGTGCG ATGATCTTGAGGACAAATGTGAAAAGCTGCTGTGCAAGTGTGACAGAGATGCTGCCAAATGTCTGAGAAAAGCACCTTACATCCAGAAATACGCCCTATGGCCGGATTTTATGTGTGGCTCCGAGCATCCAATGTGTAGTATTTACTGA